The Misgurnus anguillicaudatus chromosome 12, ASM2758022v2, whole genome shotgun sequence region CACATCAGGTGAgattctgtctgtttgtctcattttcAGAGAGTTTTTATAGAGAGGAATTAACGTAATCACTAAAGtaaaacatcacatttcaaTACCAGCCAGAGTGTTAAACAGTAACTAACACATAACctaactgatgatgatgatgatttctaGGAGAACATCAAGGACCACGAGACTAAAGATCTCAAGGCGAGGGCGGAGATTTTAGTCTTTGATGTGGTCCGTTTCTTCGGATGTGGTTATGTTTCTGCAGAATTCCGGTAAGGACTCACAGATCTTCAGTTGTTTTGTTGCAgtaacatttttgtgttttgacaTCCAGCGATTAAGTCACGCTGATCAGATGCCTAATTAATTGTTAGAGAGCCGAGATAGTTTACAATGATAATTTTTCTCCCATGCAGATTTAAGGTAGGGCGAACATTGGTGGACTTTGCCCTGACCTCTGAGGAGGCATGTAGTCTCGTGAGGAAGACTTTGGACCGGGAGATGCTCCGCCTGCGTAGAGAAGAGAGTTCGCCCCAGAAATTGATTCACCTTTACAGGTTCATAAAGAGGTATGAAGATCTTTCTCCTGCCACATCTGTCAAGAATGTTTTTCAGTTGGCAAACAATGATGATAACAAAAGCGAATCAGTACATTAGAAGTCATACATTTCAGATTGATGCTGCGCTTAAAGAgaatcttattaatgtattcaGTTTGGACAAATATATTCTCCCATTTCTTATAGGTTTAGTTACAATATGTTAGTTTTGTctgtatgcaaaaataaacagcaaTTTCTTAAGCACTACAATCATTGCAGAAACGGTACTCACAGTTTTTCCTATGCGTTCCTAGGTATCCCATGATTTTTGTAGGCATGAAGTGCCAACTTTCTTCATGGGTCCTCGAGGATCTTTATGATTCAGACCTCTCTTCGGAGGATGAATCTGATGAGGTTGTACCTGCTGCTGCCCCTGCTCCTGCTGACCCTCCAGCAGTGATCCTTCCCTCACCAcctcctgcacctgctcctGCTGACCCTCCAGCAGTGCTCCTTCCCTCGCCACCTCCTGCACCTGTTCCTGCTGACCCTCCAGCAGTGCTCCTTCCCTCGCCAcctcctgcacctgctcctGCTGACCCTCCAGCAGTGATCCTTCCCTCGCCAcctcctgcacctgctcctGCTGACCCTCCAGCAGTGGTTCTACCCTCCCCTATTGTGTCTCAGTACGTTTAACAAATTGTGTCAAATTTGATCTGTTACTATTATAATATTACAATTAGCTGCTGGTAAATGTTTGCAGAAACAGTTCTTaacaatatttaaatgtgtttttagaccTTCACCTCCAGATGGATCGACTGCTCCAGTTGAGACACCTCAGCCCCAGACGCCTCCATCCTCTCAGGTAGATTGTGAACATAATTGGtgttaataataatgaaaaagtagtttcatgtaaatgttttaaaccttttattgttttacttaCAGCAAACTAGTGCAGACAAGGTGGAGGATAAGAAGGTGGAGACTAGTTTACCATCTCCGTAAGTTTATCAAAGTCTCTCTAAGTTCATCTGTAACCAATCTAGtattatgtttatgtttttaagtttttaacagtaaacttaatattttattgtttaaatatttgcagaaacagttcttaacaatatatataaatgtgtttttagaccTTCACCTCCTGATGGGTCAACCGCTCCGGTTGCACCTCCTCGGCCCCAAACGCCTCCATCCTCTCAGGTAGATTGTGAACATTATTAGTGCCAATTTTATTGAAAAAGtagtttcatgtaaatgttttaaatctctAATTGTTTTACTTACAGCAAACTAGTGCAGATGAGGTGGAGGATATGGAGGTGGAGACTAGTTTACCAGCTCCGTAAGTTAATAAAAGTTTCTCTAAATTCATTTCTAACCAGTATAGTATTACCTTtagctttatttttaaatcttcttcagtaaacttaatattttattgcTCAAATGTTTGAAGAAACAATTCTTaacaatatatataaatgtgtttttagaccTTCACCTCCGGATCGGTCAACCGCTCCGGTTGCACCTCCTCAGCCCCAAACGCCTCCTCAGCCCCAAACGCCTCCATCCTCTCAGGTAGATTGTGAACATTATTAGTGTCAATATTAATGATAAAGaagtttcatgtaaatgttttaaatctgatTGTTTTACTTACAGCAAAATAAAGCTGATGAGGTGGAGGACATGGAGGTGGAGGCTAGTTTACCAGCTCCGTAAGTTTATAAAAGTTTCTCTAAATTCATTTCTAACCAGTCTAGTATTAcctttagctgtgtttttaaatctttaacagtaaacttaatattttattgtttgaatgtttgcagaaacagttcttaacaatatatataaatgtgtttttagaccTTCACCTCCTGATGGGTCAACTGTTCAGGTTGCGTCTCCGCAGACGCCTCCTCAGCCCCAAACGCCTCCTCAGCCACAGCCGTCTTCGTCCTCTCAGGTAGATTGTGAACATTATTAGTGCCAATATCAATGAAAAAGTAGTttcctgtaaatgttttaaatctaaTTGTTTTACTTACAGCAAACTAGTGCAGACAAGGTGGAGGACATGGAGGTGGAGACTAGTTTACCATCTCTGTAAGTTTATAAAAGTTTCTCTAAATGTAACCAGTCTAGTATTACCTTTAGCTTTGTTTTTAGGTCTTCTTCAgtaaacttaatattttattgtttgaatgTTTGCAGAAACCGTtcttaacaatatatttaaatgtgtttttagaccTCCATCTCCAGATGGGTCAACCGCTCCGGTTGCATCTCCTCAGCCACATACGCCTCCTCAGCCCCAAACGCCTCCTCAGCCCCAAACGCCACCATCCTCTCAGGTAGGTTGTGAACATTATTAGTTTTAATATTAatgaaaaagtgaaagaaaaagtagtttcatgtaaatgttttaaatctctAATTGTTTTACTTACAGCAAACTAGTGCAGATGAGGTGGAGGATATGGAGGTGGAGACTAGTTTACCATCTCCGTAAGTTTATAAAAGTTTCTCTAAATTCATCTTTAACCAGTCTAGTATTACCTTTAgctttgtttttaaatcttcttcagtaaacttaatattttattgcTCAAATATTTGAAGAAACAGTtcttaacaatatatttaaatgtgtttttagaccTCCACCTCCAGATGGGTCAACCGCTCCGGTTGCACCTCCTCAGCCCCAAACGCCTCCTCAGCCCCAGCCGTCTTCGTCCTATCAGGTAGATTGTGAACTTTATTAGTGCCAATTTTAATGATAAAGTAGTTTCATGTAAATTAGTCTTTAGCAGAACTtctgttaattttaatttgttttaataaatgtgttttaaatctaAAATTACAGCAAAGTAATGAGATGGAGCTGACATCAATAATGGCCAGACTCTGTCTCACGGAAATTGATATTAAACCTCAGTAAGTTTATCATAGTCTGTCTGTTTtagactttacattttttatttgcacaaatgtttacagaaacagttcttaaaggaacacgcccacattttgggaatttagcttattcaccgtatcccccagagttagataagtccatacatacctctctcatctccgtgcgtgctgtaactctgtctgacgcagcccccgctagcttagcttagcacaaagactggaaatgcatggctccagctagtatactgctcccaataagtgacaaaataacgcgatcattttcctatttatgtgttgtgatttgtatagtcaaaccgtgtacaaataacaaggtgatatgagacacagcgatcttttaacagtatacatactgagaactatattctctgaagacgaagcactgccgcatgggcggagtgatttgcacaattctgaccgaactctctgctcctcaccaggggcttctcgtgtgctgcgagcagatcacttcgcccatgcggcagtgcttcgtcttcagagaatatagttctcagtatgtatactgttaaaagatcgctgtgtctcatatcaccttgttatttgtacacggtttgactatacaaatcacaacacataaataggaaaatgatcgcgttattttgtcacttattgggagcagtatactagctggagccatgcatttccagtctttgtgctaagctaagctagcgggggctgcgtcagacagagttacagcacgcacggagatgagagaggtatgtatggacttatctaactctgggggatacggtgaataagctaaattcccaaaatgtgggcgtgttcctttaacaatatatttaaatgtgtgttagaCCTTCACCTCCGGATGGGTCAACCGCTCCGGTTGCGTCTCCGCAGACGCCTCCTCAGCCCCAAACGCCTCCTCAGCCCCAAACGCCTCCTCAGCCCCAGACGCCGCCTCAGCCCCAGCCGTCTTCATCCTCTCAGGTAGATTGTGAACATTATTAGTGTctattttaatgttaaattgGTTCATGTAAATTAGTCTTCAGCAGAACttgtgttaattttaatttgttttaataaatgtgttttaaatctaAAATTACAGCAAAGTAATGAGATGGAGCTGACATCAATAATGGCCAGACTCTGTCTCACAGAAACTGATATTAAAGCCGGGTAAGTTTATCATAGTCTGTCTGTTTtagactttacattttttatttgcacaaatgtttacagaaacagttcttaacaatatatttatatgtatttatagacATTCATCTCCTCACAGGCTGTTGGCGGAGGTCACGCCACCTCAGGCCATGTAAGTTTATCAAAATCTCTCTAAATTCATCTGTAACCAGTCTAGTATTActtatattaaaatgattaatgcttatatattacatactttattttttacagtaaagttAAATGTTATCAGAAACCGTTCTTACagtatctttatttgtatgtgtagACTTTCACCTCCTCACAGACAAGCGCCTCCTCCCGCCTCACCTCCACAGTGTCGCGCTTTTAAGTGTCCGCCTCCTCCGTCACAGGTAGATTTAAACCGAAGCCTTCAGCAGAACTcaatattcattttaatttgttttaatatacGTGTATTTAATCTTCAGGATGAGATGAAGCCGATGCCTCCGGCCCAGACACCATCGTCCGCTCAGGTAGATTTAACCAATGTCCTAAATGTTATTTGTGACAATTAAATTGAGaatttcatttcttttattaaatctttgattgttttatttacagcaaaataAAGCAGACACTGCCGTGGCCGACTGTTCTTCAGTTTCTCAGTAAGTCTTTATTTCAGCATtaacctttgttatattacattTAGTTTTTAATTTGAGATATTTTAGCGCTTGAATGTTTGAATTCTCACAGTacttttatatgtgtttatagaCCTTCAACTAATAACAGTCGGCCAATCCGGCTAGTGTCTCCTCCCGCCTCACCTACAAAGCGTCGTGCTCCTAAGCGTCCGGCGTCTTCACAGGTAGATTAAAACGGAAGTCTTTAGCAGAACTCAATgatcattttaatttgttttaatatacGTGTATTTAATCTTCAGGATGATCCGGATGAGATGGAGCCGACGCCAAAGAGGCCCAGGCTGTGCAATACCGATATTAAagctcagtaagtttatcatagtctgtctgttttagactttacattttttatttgcacaaatgtttacagaaacagttcttaacaatatatttatatgtatttatagacATTCATCTCCTCACGGGCTGTTGACTGATGTCACGCCACCTCAGGCCcagtaagtttatcaaaatCTCTTTAAATTCATCTCTAACCAGTCTAGTATTAtgtttagctgtgtttttacatttttttacagtaaagttAAATGTTATCAGAAACAGTTCTTACagtatctttatttgtatgtgtagACTTTCACCTCCTCACAGACGAGCATCTCCTCCCGCCTCACCTCCTCAGCGTCGTGCTGTCAAGCGTCCGGCGTCTTCACAGGTAGATTAAAACTAAAGGCTTTAGCAGAACTTAATgatcattttaatttgttttaatatacGTGTATTTAATCTTCAGGATGATCCGGATGAGATGGAGCCGACGCCGAAGAGGGAGAGGCTAAATGGGCTGTCGACTGAGGTCACGCCGCCTCCGGCCCAGACGCCATCATCCACTCAGGTAGATTTAACCAAAGACTTAAATGTTATTAGTCACAATTTCATTGagaatttcatttcatttattaaatctttcattgttttatttacagcaaaataAAGCAGACACTGCCGTGGCCGACTGTTCTTCAGTTTCTCAGTAAGTCTTTATTTCAGCCTtaacctttgttatattacatttagttttttatttgagATGTTTTAGTGCTTGAATGTTTGAATTCTCACAGtacttttatatgtttataGACCTTCAACTAATAACAGTCGGCCAATCCGGCAAGTGTCTCCTCCCGCGTCTCTTCCTAAACGTCGTGCTGTTAAGCGTCCCGCTCCATCCACTTCACAGGTAGATTTATACCAGAGCCCTGAACAAAacaaattcaattaaaaaagttatttgatGTCTTAAATCTCTGTTGGTTTTATTTGCAGGAAGCATCTGAAGGCATGGTATCAGACGCCAAGAGACCCAGACTTCataagttactttaaaaaaaaaaaagaagaagaagaagagaccCAACCTGACCTCCTCAAACCCCgagcagaaaataaataaaaatattttgatattaaaCAGAGTAGAGTAGTACAGAAAACAAGAATTACAAAGATTGTTTGTGACGCATTCATTATGTTCATTTATTGTGTCAAACTTAAATGTAATGCGATTATCAGCCGCATCAAATGAAAAGAGCAAAAATCATGATCAGGTTTTACCAACATTTCCATCATCCACTAGAAAGCACTTACAGCCAAACTTACTGTAAACCTAATAAGACAAAGAACCAAGTTAGGTTGAAATCACTGAGAGAGAAACTTCACTAAAGTTTCTCTGTTCTCCTTTAACTCCTTTAGTAACACTAAACAGACAGATCACAGATGAGTTCAAACAGTTAACTAACTTAAAATCAATACAAGGTCTTTACATCTTCTAACAATCTGATTACGAGGTTAAAAGATCAAAAAGGTTTTTAAACGTCTCTCTACAGCTTATGACGTATAATATATGAGAGATTTCTGACTGCAGcaataacttataaaaaaaccacttatttttattatcataaGAAAACATTGAAGTTTATTGGTTATGACGTGGACGACTTATGAATACATAAATCATTTCTGAAGAGTTTGTTTTGAATAAACACAGTAAAtaatcttttatttaatatctaaAGGTGAAAACATCTGAAGAGAGATCTGTATACGAGCTGTTAACTGTTAATGTTTGTATATAGCACATGATTCACATTGTTTTCTTTATCACACTGCATTCAGGGATCTTGATGGCCACATAAAGGAGGTGACCTATAAAGCAGCACAACATTTTATTCATCTGTTTCAGAGGTAAGTTATTTAATTACAAATGTTACTTTATAAAGTCACTGTTTTATTAAAgtcatttaaaatgataaacatCCAGTGATGCTCTGAATGAACTGAGATTTATTGAACACACAGTGTTTCTGTTCATCTCGCGTTATTCTTGAGTATTTATAGATTAATATTTCAtcctgaagagtctttagtttgatcagatttataaaagagagATCAGCTTTAACTCTGGAGATGAACCGCGGGAGGAGTGAGTCAAgaacaagcaacacacacaaaacattatctcaCTATCTCTTGATAACTTataattcactacatgttcataTCAATGATGAATTCATGAATTcagctttaaacaaacacacacacacaacttcgCTGTTACTCTGTTTCAGGGtttattttagttaatgatATTTATCTTCAGAGGACGTCTGCGCATGCGTGCACTTATGATGAGCGTTCAGCAGCACATATTCAGTGCTATATTATAATGTTAAAGcacttttattacatttacagatGCAAATATCAATTGctgtctatctctgtctgttttctttttgaaaataaaatattttttaataaaatggatTGTTGTTTGTGATTGGACTGAATACTATACACATacatatgtttattattaatatatctcCAAATATCAGTGGATGCATGAATTAAACACAAGTTACAATTCAATCAGTTACTGAATGTTACAATAAAGTACATTTACACATCAATTCAAAACAAACTCATCGCTCTCTTTTACTTATTAGATAATATGAGATctcaatttataataaatgtgtgtgtaaattagggctgtcaaaattaacgcgtaacgcaaattcattttaacgccactaattttattaacggagattaacgcaacgcgcaatttctgtttgacccttggtccagcccatagttgaatgaacagagacgcagacaaatgtgactctctctaaatgagtaaaaggttttcatagaaatataagaacattaagcaaatcgtcaaccaaatccaatgctctaaatgctcgttggacatctgatatgatctttatttatacgtctgagaggtgtaacgttaccgtcctcctaatgcttaatctaatacaaagatgcgtctcaattcattttggtttcgcttttatgcatgacttagaaaatagactgcaggacttacttgatgttaaaagagtcattaagagagataaagttcggtacctgattaatgttaaagagttattaagagcgacaagactcaaaagcgatcctctcacgctgactgactgatatctgaagcgcgtgcacacagacgcgcgagtgcgcgacccggatatatagacatctacacaaaaattacagttttacaaatatctgttttgataagaattcacgcaggtaggctctataatctgttatgttttaagtaaatgtttggttaactgttgggtaaaactatctgatgtgtaacattatattagatcacttagattttaagcagtctgtctcaatgtcaatcaaacaaaagttgaacatacattgatgatgtttttgctttgtgtgtgctaaatcttttagttttaccagtgattttaaggtattgatgtggtaatataatgtatggatgtggaaatgtttgtggtaatttgactctttcaacttcaaacacgtgtagttctgtcatattttgttatatttcaacaaatcatgcatgtcaaaatatgaacaactatttttttttaaatttgctaattcagactcaacttgccagcacaggtcacaaatgatgcagcagcaaacaaaaatggagaaagaaaaatcttctgaaaggaaaattcatatacaaaacaatggctggtgattctgttaaaatgtaaacaggctgttgttaacatacatttgcataaagcatctatatatgtatatatgattagaatattaaaaacctgagaagtgttaaattagggtaaatttagaatggataaaaatgtgcgattaatttgcgattaatcgcagttaactcatgaaatcatgcgattaatctagattaatttttttaatctattgacagccctagtgtaAATACATTGTCAATATTGAGCCAGAAACTTTAACTTGTCCTATACATTTGATCTATAATTGgtctttttctttaaaaatgggCCTTTTGCAGCTACTTTCCTGAGCTATCatttttttgagccaaatgaTTAATGACATATTATGTTACTATGGGCACTAATGTAACATTTCCATTCTCCACTTCTGTCACAGCAGATTGATCAATGC contains the following coding sequences:
- the LOC129421324 gene encoding uncharacterized protein; amino-acid sequence: MEVETSLPSPPPPPDGSTAPVAPPQPQTPPQPQPSSSYQQSNEMELTSIMARLCLTEIDIKPQPSPPDGSTAPVASPQTPPQPQTPPQPQTPPQPQTPPQPQPSSSSQQSNEMELTSIMARLCLTETDIKAGHSSPHRLLAEVTPPQAILSPPHRQAPPPASPPQCRAFKCPPPPSQDEMKPMPPAQTPSSAQQNKADTAVADCSSVSQPSTNNSRPIRLVSPPASPTKRRAPKRPASSQDDPDEMEPTPKRPRLCNTDIKAQHSSPHGLLTDVTPPQAQLSPPHRRASPPASPPQRRAVKRPASSQDDPDEMEPTPKRERLNGLSTEVTPPPAQTPSSTQQNKADTAVADCSSVSQPSTNNSRPIRQVSPPASLPKRRAVKRPAPSTSQEASEGMVSDAKRPRLHKLL
- the LOC129431183 gene encoding uncharacterized protein — its product is MEPVLSLPWIGEVVSREEMKPPAPVKEGFPEGKHLWYTVDFSASRKETTTPPSTSAGGTHQENIKDHETKDLKARAEILVFDVVRFFGCGYVSAEFRFKVGRTLVDFALTSEEACSLVRKTLDREMLRLRREESSPQKLIHLYRFIKRYPMIFVGMKCQLSSWVLEDLYDSDLSSEDESDEVVPAAAPAPADPPAVILPSPPPAPAPADPPAVLLPSPPPAPVPADPPAVLLPSPPPAPAPADPPAVILPSPPPAPAPADPPAVVLPSPIVSQPSPPDGSTAPVETPQPQTPPSSQQTSADKVEDKKVETSLPSPPSPPDGSTAPVAPPRPQTPPSSQQTSADEVEDMEVETSLPAPPSPPDRSTAPVAPPQPQTPPQPQTPPSSQQNKADEVEDMEVEASLPAPPSPPDGSTVQVASPQTPPQPQTPPQPQPSSSSQQTSADKVEDMEVETSLPSLPPSPDGSTAPVASPQPHTPPQPQTPPQPQTPPSSQVGCEHY